In Arthrobacter sp. B3I9, the following are encoded in one genomic region:
- a CDS encoding tRNA (cytidine(34)-2'-O)-methyltransferase, with protein sequence MFRILFHTPEIPGNTGNAIRLAAITGAQLHLVEPLGFDFSDAKLRRAGLDYHDLAVVTVHPDIDAAWQALAPERVFAFTSDGDVSYTDISYRPGDVLLFGRESVGLSEELKNDPHVTSRVRLPMLPALRSLNLANAASIAVYEAWRQNGFAGARI encoded by the coding sequence GTGTTCCGAATCCTCTTCCATACTCCCGAAATACCCGGCAACACCGGCAATGCCATCCGGCTTGCCGCAATCACCGGGGCACAGCTGCACCTGGTGGAACCGCTGGGCTTTGATTTCTCCGACGCCAAACTGCGGCGCGCCGGCCTGGACTACCACGACCTCGCCGTCGTGACCGTCCACCCGGACATCGACGCTGCCTGGCAGGCCCTGGCGCCGGAGCGCGTCTTTGCATTCACCTCGGACGGCGACGTCTCCTACACGGACATCAGCTACCGCCCGGGGGATGTCCTGCTGTTCGGCCGCGAGTCGGTGGGGCTTTCCGAAGAGCTCAAGAACGATCCCCATGTGACCTCCCGCGTCCGCCTGCCCATGCTCCCCGCCCTGCGCTCGCTGAACCTCGCCAACGCCGCCTCGATCGCTGTCTATGAGGCCTGGCGCCAGAACGGCTTCGCCGGGGCGCGGATCTAG
- a CDS encoding sigma-70 family RNA polymerase sigma factor, with amino-acid sequence MDTPNAPNSEAATPPAASVDVNGRLGVLLEQIAQGDQAAFAEFYRLTSRRVYGMARRVLIDPELSEDTTQEVFLQVWQNASKFNSDAGSPLAWLMTISHRRAVDKVRSSQSSSDREAKYGASSQDIAHDSVSDEVGNRLEAEAVARCLGTLTDTQQESVRLAYYGGLTYREVAEKLNAAVPTIKSRIRDGLIRLKTCLGVS; translated from the coding sequence ATGGACACTCCCAACGCCCCGAATTCCGAGGCTGCCACTCCCCCAGCCGCCTCAGTCGACGTCAACGGCCGGCTGGGTGTTCTGCTGGAACAGATCGCGCAGGGCGACCAGGCCGCGTTCGCCGAGTTCTACCGGCTCACCTCCCGGCGCGTCTACGGCATGGCCCGCCGCGTCCTGATCGATCCCGAGCTCAGCGAGGACACCACCCAGGAAGTCTTCCTCCAGGTCTGGCAGAATGCGTCCAAATTCAATTCCGACGCCGGCAGCCCCCTCGCCTGGCTCATGACCATCTCGCACCGGCGGGCCGTGGACAAGGTCCGCTCCTCCCAGTCGTCCAGCGACCGGGAAGCGAAGTACGGCGCCAGCAGCCAGGACATCGCCCACGATTCCGTCTCCGACGAGGTCGGGAACCGGCTTGAGGCCGAGGCGGTGGCCCGCTGCCTCGGGACGCTGACGGACACGCAGCAGGAATCGGTGCGGCTCGCCTACTACGGCGGCCTCACGTACCGGGAAGTAGCAGAAAAGCTGAACGCGGCCGTCCCCACCATCAAGTCCCGCATCCGCGACGGACTGATCCGACTGAAGACCTGCTTGGGGGTGAGTTGA
- a CDS encoding J domain-containing protein, translating to MTQGNSSHYQVLRIPVTATDKEIKVAYRKAARTAHPDHGGDPAAFRRVTLAYETLIDARSRADYDRSYGRGRGPFGGTSDPGPSDTWPSGHEDAHFDAPAAGSRASANVRRPNTPRNTAADAPVYVPPFEQYAQTGEVPLIPEELARQQVHGLPRKRGIFGAEARIQREMRTVQLISRQILPAIPAARLLNGLRSPADNSSIDHVVLAGYRMAVIGSMLLPPGAYAWNGSSLTHGGRSIAPPQLAHVVRRMQDIFPELNVTGWTVVHSTDGNLHEPVIDRHRRTGAHDTVQVVNGAGLARGLKQFLSSGPAPNTVAVPVLARLLRGMH from the coding sequence TTGACCCAGGGGAACAGCTCGCACTACCAGGTCCTGCGCATCCCGGTGACGGCGACGGACAAGGAAATCAAGGTGGCTTACCGCAAGGCCGCCCGTACCGCGCACCCGGACCACGGCGGCGATCCCGCAGCCTTCCGGCGGGTGACCCTCGCCTACGAGACACTGATCGATGCCCGGAGCCGTGCCGACTACGACCGTTCCTACGGCAGAGGCCGCGGCCCGTTTGGCGGGACCTCGGATCCCGGACCCTCAGACACCTGGCCCTCCGGTCACGAGGATGCGCACTTCGATGCCCCGGCGGCCGGCAGCCGGGCTTCCGCCAATGTCCGGCGCCCGAACACCCCCCGCAACACCGCGGCGGACGCCCCCGTGTATGTTCCGCCCTTTGAGCAGTACGCCCAGACCGGCGAGGTGCCGCTGATCCCGGAGGAACTGGCGCGCCAGCAGGTGCACGGGCTGCCCCGGAAGCGCGGCATTTTCGGTGCAGAGGCCAGGATCCAGCGGGAAATGCGGACCGTGCAGCTGATAAGCCGCCAGATCCTCCCCGCCATTCCTGCCGCCCGCCTCCTCAACGGCCTGCGGTCACCGGCAGACAACAGCTCCATTGACCACGTGGTCCTCGCCGGCTACCGGATGGCGGTGATCGGTTCCATGCTGCTTCCACCGGGGGCCTACGCCTGGAACGGCAGCTCCCTGACGCACGGCGGCCGGTCGATTGCCCCGCCGCAGCTGGCCCACGTGGTGCGCCGGATGCAGGACATCTTCCCCGAGCTGAATGTCACGGGCTGGACGGTGGTGCACAGCACCGACGGCAACCTGCACGAACCCGTCATCGACCGGCACCGCCGCACCGGTGCCCACGACACAGTGCAGGTGGTGAACGGGGCAGGCCTGGCGCGGGGGCTGAAGCAGTTCCTGAGCTCCGGCCCGGCGCCCAACACCGTCGCGGTGCCGGTGCTCGCGCGGCTGCTGCGCGGAATGCACTAG
- a CDS encoding metalloregulator ArsR/SmtB family transcription factor, protein MSRLSWAGRIAALASLGDGTRRALFAFVAAADAPVSRNDAAEALELPRSTASFHLDRMVHDGLLAVEFRKLGGREGPGSGRPAKLYRAAVQEVAASVPERNYDLAAELLVSAIEESAAGGVPARDALVRSARARGQGAAGGVQGAAAFEQLLTAEGYRPEDDGEGGLVLLNCPFHRIAAGHADVVCAMNGAFLGGAAEGCGIPPERVEALAVEELRKSGAARPGQCCARIRPQ, encoded by the coding sequence ATGAGCAGACTTTCGTGGGCGGGCAGGATTGCAGCGCTTGCGTCCCTGGGTGACGGCACCCGGAGAGCGCTGTTCGCCTTTGTTGCCGCCGCAGACGCCCCGGTGAGCCGTAATGACGCAGCCGAAGCGCTGGAGCTGCCGCGGAGCACTGCCTCGTTCCACCTGGACCGGATGGTGCACGACGGGCTCCTGGCGGTGGAGTTCCGGAAGCTCGGGGGCCGCGAGGGGCCCGGTTCAGGCCGTCCCGCCAAGCTCTACAGGGCCGCAGTCCAGGAAGTGGCCGCCTCCGTCCCGGAGCGCAATTACGATCTTGCCGCGGAACTGCTGGTTTCCGCGATCGAGGAGTCCGCGGCGGGGGGCGTCCCGGCTCGCGACGCGCTGGTCCGGTCCGCACGCGCGCGCGGCCAGGGGGCGGCCGGCGGTGTGCAGGGCGCGGCTGCATTCGAGCAGCTGCTCACGGCGGAGGGTTACCGGCCCGAGGACGACGGCGAGGGCGGGCTCGTGCTGCTGAACTGCCCCTTCCACCGGATCGCTGCGGGCCATGCGGACGTGGTCTGTGCCATGAACGGTGCCTTCCTGGGCGGCGCCGCCGAAGGCTGCGGCATTCCTCCCGAGCGCGTGGAGGCGCTGGCAGTCGAGGAACTGAGGAAGAGCGGAGCCGCGCGGCCGGGACAGTGCTGCGCCCGGATCCGGCCGCAGTGA
- a CDS encoding DMT family transporter, whose protein sequence is MKASLYLVLATLFWSGNYVVGKASVASMAPLELTFWRWALAAVPLLFLAQFVEKPDWRAVLRRWPALLFLSALGMSGYTLLLYGALGYTSALNASLITAANPALIVVMAIVLLGEKTTRLGWLGICLGLFGVLLVLTQGELSRVLSLSINTGELLMIGAIIVWGFYTIIARRLDVPAIAATAVQVVMAAVTLAPFALALNVQFPDTPAEGWSMAYIAVFPSLGAYLLWNLALKSIPPGTAGNYLNLMVVFTAIITVALGTPLTLVQVLGGTLVVAGVLLTGTKGRARAKGKAGLNAA, encoded by the coding sequence GTGAAGGCGTCCCTCTACCTTGTCCTGGCCACCCTGTTCTGGTCGGGAAACTACGTGGTGGGCAAGGCCTCCGTGGCCTCGATGGCCCCGCTGGAGCTGACCTTCTGGCGCTGGGCGCTGGCGGCCGTGCCGTTGCTGTTCCTGGCCCAGTTCGTCGAGAAGCCGGACTGGCGGGCCGTGCTGCGCCGCTGGCCCGCACTCCTGTTCCTGAGTGCGCTGGGGATGAGCGGCTACACCCTGCTGCTGTACGGGGCACTCGGCTACACCTCCGCCCTCAACGCCTCCCTCATCACCGCGGCCAACCCGGCCCTGATCGTCGTGATGGCTATCGTCCTGCTCGGGGAGAAGACCACCCGCCTCGGCTGGCTCGGCATCTGCCTCGGCCTATTCGGCGTGCTGCTTGTGCTGACCCAGGGCGAGCTCTCGCGGGTACTGAGCCTCTCCATCAACACCGGAGAGCTTTTGATGATCGGCGCGATCATTGTCTGGGGCTTCTACACCATCATTGCCCGCCGGCTGGACGTGCCGGCCATCGCAGCCACCGCCGTGCAGGTGGTGATGGCGGCAGTGACCCTGGCACCGTTCGCCCTCGCGCTGAACGTACAGTTCCCCGATACGCCGGCCGAGGGCTGGTCCATGGCCTACATTGCCGTCTTCCCGTCCCTGGGCGCGTACCTGTTGTGGAACCTGGCGCTGAAGTCCATCCCGCCGGGCACGGCAGGAAACTACCTCAACCTGATGGTCGTCTTCACCGCCATCATCACCGTCGCGCTGGGCACACCCCTGACGCTGGTCCAGGTTCTCGGCGGCACATTGGTGGTCGCCGGCGTCCTGTTGACCGGGACCAAGGGCAGGGCCAGGGCCAAGGGCAAGGCCGGGCTCAACGCAGCCTGA